A genomic stretch from Chloroflexota bacterium includes:
- a CDS encoding aldo/keto reductase: METRPFGKTGQSFPILSFGGQRIVDAHKCTEEQAVQIVNTAIDRGIRYCDTAYVYSDGQAETRLGLVAKHRRKEMWIATKTYDTTADGSRRQLETSLKRLQTDYVDEWRFHNIWDFARLNAFLGKGGAIETALKARDEGLIRNISISCHTDPQILVEAIKRFPFDSTLIALSALDHFILSFAEEFLPLANAKGVATIAMKVMGLGSLTHEPVRALRYAFSLPVSTVIVGMESMAQLEQNLDTAEQYKGMDDAERLAFFKEIIPLVRPEKMPWKAAEWNNPTAWVPRRRGL, encoded by the coding sequence ATGGAAACTCGTCCATTCGGTAAGACCGGCCAGTCGTTCCCGATTCTCTCGTTCGGCGGCCAGCGCATCGTCGATGCGCACAAGTGCACGGAGGAGCAAGCGGTTCAGATCGTCAACACGGCGATTGACCGCGGCATTCGCTACTGCGACACGGCGTATGTGTATTCCGACGGCCAGGCCGAGACGCGGCTGGGCCTGGTGGCAAAGCATCGCCGCAAAGAGATGTGGATTGCCACGAAGACGTACGACACCACCGCCGACGGTTCGCGCCGCCAACTGGAGACGAGCCTGAAGCGCCTGCAGACCGACTATGTTGACGAATGGCGCTTCCACAATATCTGGGACTTCGCGCGTCTGAACGCCTTCCTCGGAAAGGGCGGGGCGATTGAGACGGCGCTGAAAGCGCGCGACGAGGGCTTGATTCGGAACATCAGCATTTCGTGCCATACCGACCCGCAGATTCTGGTCGAGGCGATCAAGCGCTTCCCGTTCGACAGCACGCTGATCGCGCTGTCGGCGCTCGACCACTTCATCCTCTCGTTCGCGGAGGAGTTTCTGCCGCTGGCCAATGCGAAGGGCGTCGCGACTATCGCCATGAAGGTGATGGGGCTCGGCAGCCTGACGCACGAGCCGGTGCGCGCCCTGCGCTACGCCTTCAGTCTGCCGGTCAGCACGGTTATCGTCGGCATGGAGAGCATGGCGCAGTTGGAGCAGAACCTCGACACGGCCGAACAGTATAAAGGCATGGACGACGCCGAGCGGCTGGCATTCTTCAAGGAGATCATTCCGCTGGTGCGCCCGGAGAAGATGCCGTGGAAAGCGGCGGAGTGGAACAACCCGACGGCCTGGGTGCCGCGGCGGCGCGGGCTCTAG
- a CDS encoding amidohydrolase family protein produces the protein MNGDLLLTNIRLPDGTPSDLLVRGGVIRELRPGLAAADLTAIDGGNQLVLPGLVNAHAHIDKNLLGRPWLPNQVPLTRTIVDYSSTERRLRRELNLDAREQAAQFLRAALETGTTHVRTHVDIDTDAGLKHWEAVLAARDAFRDVMTVQTVAFPQSGMLVRPGTVELLEAAVRSGADAIGGLDPSTVDRDPVRHLDTVFGIANRFGVEADIHVHEPGMLGAFAVELIVERTKALGMQGRVTLSHGFCLGQIDEAYLLRLIDMLLEARITVMSLGSGPSAFPPLLRLHAAGVPLCTGTDGVRDSWGPNNKVDILNRLHLLSWRINARRDEEIETLLDIATYGGAARMSDSDYGLAAGRQADFIVVPGDTPAQVVVDQPPRALVVKRGRIVARDGRLTLPAGFGSE, from the coding sequence ATGAACGGCGATCTGCTGCTCACCAATATCCGGCTGCCGGACGGCACGCCGTCCGACCTGCTGGTGCGCGGCGGCGTCATCCGCGAGCTGCGCCCCGGCCTCGCGGCCGCCGACCTGACGGCGATCGACGGCGGCAACCAGTTGGTGCTGCCGGGACTGGTCAACGCGCACGCGCACATCGACAAGAACCTGCTGGGGCGGCCGTGGCTGCCGAACCAGGTGCCGCTGACGCGCACGATCGTGGACTACTCGTCCACCGAGCGGCGGCTGCGCCGCGAGCTGAACCTCGATGCGCGCGAGCAGGCGGCGCAGTTCTTGCGCGCCGCGCTGGAAACCGGCACGACGCACGTGCGCACGCATGTGGATATCGACACCGACGCGGGTCTGAAGCACTGGGAGGCTGTGCTCGCCGCGCGCGACGCCTTCCGCGATGTGATGACCGTGCAGACGGTTGCCTTTCCGCAGTCGGGCATGCTGGTGCGCCCCGGCACGGTCGAGTTGCTGGAAGCGGCGGTGCGCAGCGGCGCCGATGCCATCGGCGGGCTGGATCCGTCCACGGTCGATCGCGACCCGGTGCGGCACCTTGACACCGTGTTTGGCATCGCGAACCGCTTTGGGGTCGAGGCCGACATTCACGTGCACGAGCCGGGCATGCTCGGGGCGTTCGCGGTCGAATTGATCGTCGAGCGCACCAAGGCGCTGGGCATGCAGGGCCGGGTGACGCTCAGTCACGGCTTTTGCCTGGGACAGATCGACGAGGCGTACCTGTTGCGCCTGATCGACATGCTGCTTGAGGCGCGCATCACGGTGATGTCGCTTGGCTCCGGGCCGTCGGCGTTTCCGCCGCTGCTGCGACTGCATGCGGCGGGTGTGCCGCTCTGCACCGGCACCGACGGCGTGCGCGACAGCTGGGGACCGAACAATAAGGTCGATATACTCAATCGGCTGCATCTGTTGAGCTGGCGTATCAACGCGCGGCGCGATGAGGAGATCGAGACGCTGCTGGACATCGCGACCTATGGCGGCGCGGCGCGCATGAGCGACAGCGATTACGGCCTGGCCGCGGGCCGGCAGGCCGACTTCATCGTCGTGCCGGGCGATACGCCGGCGCAGGTAGTAGTGGACCAGCCGCCGCGCGCGTTGGTGGTGAAACGCGGCCGGATCGTTGCGCGCGATGGGCGGCTTACGCTGCCCGCCGGTTTCGGTTCGGAGTAG
- a CDS encoding 30S ribosomal protein S20 codes for MANTKSAIKRIRSSARKRVRNTLVRSSVRTAVKKANVAVLEPAGGGAEAIKRAVSELDRAVAKGVIHKNNAARRKSRLMKKFNSAAK; via the coding sequence GTGGCTAATACGAAGTCGGCAATCAAGCGAATCCGCTCGTCGGCGCGCAAGCGCGTGCGCAATACGCTGGTGCGCTCCAGCGTGCGGACGGCGGTGAAGAAGGCGAACGTGGCGGTGCTGGAGCCGGCCGGGGGCGGCGCTGAGGCCATCAAGCGCGCCGTCAGCGAGCTCGACCGGGCCGTCGCGAAGGGCGTCATTCACAAGAATAACGCGGCCCGCCGCAAATCCCGCTTGATGAAGAAATTCAACAGCGCAGCGAAGTAG
- a CDS encoding flippase, producing MKRSDRLVLPVFFLLAIAYLWPVTLGGRTLVPADNLFAFPPWSAYAAQVGVTVPHNDLLSDLLLENYAWKQFIVNTVRQGELPLWNPNLFTGLPFLAAGQQSALYPFFALFFVMPVELAFGWFVALQLGIAGAAMYLFARAHRLDTVPALIAALAYQFSAFLLVSVVFPMVISAACWLPLLLLVVEKLVVAQYHGARGGVVAGWIAAGALLLGVSYLAGHVEVSYYNLLVMAFYGAWRGLASGANAGAWRARAAWLLRAGLPLIALVALGTALAALQIVPLFELVSHSAREGSQPYTTIAGYAYPVRQIATFFIPDFYGNPSHHGFVDWWTREVQPFTQDANGQPASTVFWGIKNYVEAGAYIGILPLLLALIAVAARLHNRKPDAPYLAPVLPLAVLAALSLAFVFGTPLYALLFYTLPGFSQLHSPFRWVYPFTLSVALLAGVGAQWLLDRQRVHRLWGWLPFGAGGALLLVLGASQFVPGPFLAVAERVLRGSDLAQRAYPDARAFFSYEAINLLKLALLLMASGGIVLLARRATRGWPLAAAALVVADLFIAGNGFYTAADPALLKFTPPAVQFLQQDKSLFRIATLDKPGEKVFNANVGMFYGLQDIRGYDSIIPKQYYDWISLVETQGELIYNRIAPFYWRGSLESALVDLANVKYVLTTQDLSGLPKFTRVYTGELNIYQNEQVMPRAFVIPSTNSYRLQSLDQLKSLDPRLNILLPFEGRAENLGWGSCSPLPAPEIRKYTATEVVIDVYVTCSEWLVLSDANFDGWQVFVSSEYNSELERSIVTANGNFRAVELAPGPNWQTVRFRYNPLSFRLGGAISFFALMALLLTSGYALWSLRKPVAHAEHDRSASRVLKNSAFPMLAQLLNKGIDTVFTLYMLRVLGVENAGKLAAATLIIGYCDIVVNFGLSTLVTRDVSRERGLANRYLSNTGIMRFMLIAALVPLLAAYLWASGQSADTALAIWLLFIGLVPSSMAASLSAIFYASEQMEYPAVVTVITTLMKVTVGTLVLLAGYGFVGLAGANIATNVATLAILLAIFARRQFVPRPEFSAQFSGDLVRSSYPLMLNDMLSRLFNRVDVLILQQMKGNVPVGMYSTTYKYLEGINILPSTFTIALFPVLSRYAAGAPDALMRAYLKSLKYLLVIAMPIMVFSFAWSDFIMFVFGGEKFLPDSAIALRLIIGFLPFSFINNITHYVLIAVNQQKFLTWTFVIGAIFNIGANLLLIPIFSYQASAVITIGSELVLLALFYRGVRNHVGHVNWLDVLWRPALGAAAMGGVLAGWGAMWGLGDWAFLGAMPLALLEYAAVLLGTRTFSAEDRDTLRLLLPARFRRKAPAA from the coding sequence GTGAAACGGTCCGACCGCCTGGTCCTGCCGGTCTTCTTCCTTCTCGCAATCGCATACCTCTGGCCTGTTACGTTGGGCGGGCGCACACTCGTGCCGGCCGACAACCTCTTTGCGTTCCCGCCATGGAGCGCCTACGCCGCGCAGGTCGGCGTGACCGTCCCGCATAACGATCTGCTGTCCGACCTGCTGCTGGAGAACTACGCCTGGAAGCAGTTCATCGTAAATACCGTGCGGCAGGGCGAACTGCCGCTCTGGAACCCCAACCTCTTCACCGGTCTGCCGTTTCTGGCGGCGGGCCAGCAGTCTGCGCTGTATCCGTTCTTCGCGCTCTTTTTCGTGATGCCGGTCGAACTGGCGTTTGGCTGGTTCGTCGCGCTGCAACTGGGCATCGCGGGTGCGGCTATGTACCTCTTCGCGCGCGCACATCGCCTGGATACCGTGCCGGCGCTGATCGCCGCGCTGGCGTACCAGTTCAGCGCGTTCCTCCTCGTCTCGGTCGTCTTCCCGATGGTCATCAGCGCGGCGTGCTGGCTGCCGCTGCTGCTGCTCGTCGTGGAGAAGCTGGTCGTGGCGCAGTACCACGGGGCGCGGGGCGGCGTGGTGGCTGGCTGGATCGCGGCCGGCGCGCTGCTGCTCGGCGTTTCGTACCTGGCCGGGCACGTCGAGGTCAGCTACTACAATCTGCTCGTGATGGCGTTCTACGGCGCGTGGCGCGGTCTCGCTTCGGGTGCGAACGCCGGGGCTTGGCGCGCGCGCGCGGCGTGGCTGCTGCGCGCGGGGCTGCCGCTGATCGCGCTCGTCGCACTAGGCACGGCGCTGGCGGCGTTGCAGATCGTTCCGCTCTTTGAACTGGTCTCGCACTCGGCGCGCGAGGGCTCCCAGCCGTACACCACGATTGCCGGGTATGCGTATCCGGTGCGCCAGATCGCCACCTTCTTCATCCCCGACTTCTACGGCAACCCGTCGCATCATGGCTTTGTGGACTGGTGGACGCGCGAGGTGCAGCCGTTCACGCAGGATGCGAACGGCCAGCCGGCCAGCACGGTCTTCTGGGGCATCAAGAACTATGTCGAGGCCGGCGCGTACATCGGCATCCTGCCGCTGCTGCTGGCGCTGATCGCGGTTGCCGCGCGCCTACACAACCGAAAACCCGATGCGCCGTACCTCGCGCCGGTGCTGCCGCTGGCGGTGCTGGCGGCGCTCTCGCTGGCGTTCGTGTTCGGCACGCCGCTGTACGCGCTGCTGTTCTACACGCTGCCCGGCTTCAGCCAACTGCACAGCCCGTTCCGCTGGGTCTACCCGTTCACGCTGAGCGTCGCCCTGCTGGCCGGCGTCGGGGCGCAGTGGCTGCTCGACCGCCAGCGGGTACACCGGCTGTGGGGCTGGCTGCCATTTGGTGCGGGCGGTGCGCTGCTGCTGGTGCTCGGGGCGAGCCAGTTTGTGCCGGGACCGTTCCTGGCCGTGGCCGAGCGCGTCCTGCGCGGCTCCGATCTGGCGCAGCGCGCCTACCCCGACGCGCGCGCGTTCTTCTCGTACGAAGCGATCAACCTGCTCAAGCTCGCGCTGCTGCTGATGGCGTCGGGCGGGATCGTCCTGCTGGCGCGGCGCGCGACGCGCGGCTGGCCGCTGGCGGCAGCCGCGCTGGTCGTGGCCGACCTGTTCATCGCGGGCAACGGGTTCTATACCGCCGCCGATCCCGCGCTGCTGAAGTTCACGCCGCCGGCCGTGCAGTTCCTCCAGCAGGACAAATCGCTGTTCCGCATCGCGACGCTGGACAAGCCGGGCGAGAAGGTGTTCAACGCCAACGTCGGCATGTTCTACGGCCTGCAGGATATTCGCGGCTACGACTCGATCATCCCGAAGCAGTACTATGACTGGATCAGCCTCGTCGAGACGCAGGGCGAGCTGATCTACAACCGTATCGCGCCGTTCTACTGGCGCGGCTCGCTCGAATCGGCGTTGGTCGATCTGGCGAACGTGAAGTACGTGCTGACGACGCAGGACCTGTCCGGCCTGCCGAAGTTCACGCGCGTCTACACCGGCGAACTGAACATCTATCAGAATGAGCAGGTCATGCCGCGCGCGTTCGTTATCCCAAGCACTAATTCATACCGTCTGCAGTCACTTGATCAATTGAAGAGCCTTGATCCGCGTCTCAATATCCTACTTCCGTTTGAAGGTAGAGCCGAGAACCTGGGATGGGGGTCGTGCTCACCTCTGCCTGCGCCCGAGATCCGAAAATACACAGCAACCGAGGTGGTGATCGACGTTTACGTTACATGCTCGGAATGGCTCGTGCTGTCCGATGCAAATTTCGATGGCTGGCAGGTGTTTGTCTCGTCAGAATACAATAGCGAACTGGAACGTTCGATCGTCACGGCCAATGGCAACTTCCGGGCTGTTGAACTTGCGCCGGGACCTAACTGGCAGACGGTGCGCTTCCGCTACAATCCGCTCTCGTTCCGGCTCGGCGGTGCGATCTCGTTCTTTGCGCTGATGGCGCTGCTGCTGACGAGCGGCTACGCGCTCTGGTCGCTTCGCAAGCCGGTGGCGCATGCCGAGCATGACCGCTCGGCGTCGCGCGTGCTGAAGAACTCGGCGTTCCCGATGCTGGCGCAGTTGCTGAACAAAGGCATCGACACGGTCTTCACGCTCTACATGCTGCGCGTGCTCGGCGTCGAGAACGCCGGCAAGCTGGCGGCAGCGACGCTGATCATCGGCTACTGCGACATCGTCGTCAACTTCGGCCTGAGCACGCTCGTCACGCGCGACGTGTCGCGCGAGCGCGGGCTGGCCAACCGCTACCTGTCGAACACCGGCATCATGCGCTTCATGCTGATCGCCGCGCTCGTGCCGCTGCTGGCCGCATACCTGTGGGCGTCGGGGCAGTCGGCCGACACGGCGCTGGCGATCTGGCTGCTGTTCATCGGTCTGGTGCCGTCGAGCATGGCGGCCTCGCTCAGCGCCATCTTCTACGCCAGCGAGCAGATGGAATACCCGGCGGTCGTGACGGTGATCACGACGCTGATGAAGGTCACGGTCGGCACGCTCGTGCTGCTGGCCGGGTACGGGTTCGTCGGGCTGGCGGGCGCGAATATCGCGACGAACGTGGCGACCCTGGCGATCCTGCTGGCGATCTTCGCGCGGCGGCAGTTCGTGCCGCGCCCGGAGTTCTCGGCGCAGTTCTCCGGCGACCTGGTGCGCAGTTCGTACCCGCTCATGCTGAACGACATGCTTTCGCGGCTGTTCAACCGCGTAGACGTGCTGATCCTCCAGCAGATGAAGGGCAACGTGCCGGTCGGAATGTATTCGACGACGTACAAGTACCTCGAAGGGATCAACATCCTGCCATCGACGTTCACGATTGCGCTGTTCCCGGTGCTGTCGCGCTACGCGGCGGGCGCGCCGGACGCGCTGATGCGGGCGTACCTGAAATCACTGAAGTACCTGCTGGTCATCGCGATGCCGATCATGGTCTTCTCGTTCGCCTGGTCTGACTTCATCATGTTCGTCTTCGGCGGCGAGAAGTTCCTGCCCGACTCGGCGATCGCCCTGCGGCTGATTATCGGCTTCCTGCCGTTCTCGTTCATCAACAACATCACCCACTACGTCCTGATCGCGGTCAACCAGCAGAAGTTCCTGACCTGGACGTTTGTCATCGGCGCGATCTTCAACATCGGCGCGAACCTGCTGTTGATCCCAATCTTCAGCTACCAGGCCTCGGCCGTCATCACGATCGGCTCGGAGTTGGTCTTGCTGGCGCTGTTCTACCGGGGCGTGCGCAACCACGTCGGGCACGTGAACTGGCTCGACGTGCTCTGGCGGCCGGCGCTCGGCGCGGCGGCAATGGGCGGCGTGCTGGCCGGCTGGGGTGCGATGTGGGGGCTGGGTGACTGGGCGTTCCTCGGCGCGATGCCGCTGGCGCTGTTGGAGTATGCCGCTGTGCTGCTCGGCACGCGCACGTTTAGCGCGGAGGACCGCGACACGCTGCGCCTGCTGCTGCCGGCGCGCTTCCGCCGAAAGGCACCGGCCGCATGA
- the rho gene encoding transcription termination factor Rho: MATQTEESSLASLNLNINELEEKTLSELQDMARAAGIAGYSRLKKTDLIYRLLRAKAELQGLIFGGGVLETVQDGIGFLRSDHLLPGPEDVYISSSQIRRFGLRTGDMVIGQVRPPKDTEKYFGLLRVETVNAQDPETAKNRPNFENLTPIFPNQQYKLETKPSLLTTRLLDLIAPVGRGQRGLIVSPPKAGKTTVLKHIANAISANYPEVHLMIALIGERPEEVTDMDRSVEAEVISSTFDDPVTDHVRVAEMAIERAKRLVESGRHVVVMLDSITRLTRAYNLTVPASGRMLSGGVDPAALYPPKRFFGAARNIEEGGSLTIIATCLVDTGSRMDDLIYEEFKGTGNMELHLSRRLAERRVFPAFEVERSGTRREDLILDPDVLPKAWTLRRMVEAIGGSDSLELVLTRMQKTKSNKEFVDNLGKDNAR, translated from the coding sequence ATCGCTACGCAAACTGAAGAATCAAGCCTCGCCAGTCTGAACCTTAACATTAACGAACTTGAGGAGAAGACGCTGAGCGAGTTGCAGGACATGGCCCGTGCGGCGGGCATCGCCGGTTACAGCCGCCTCAAGAAGACCGACCTGATCTACCGCCTGCTGCGCGCCAAGGCCGAACTGCAGGGCCTGATCTTCGGCGGCGGCGTGCTCGAAACGGTGCAGGACGGCATTGGCTTCCTGCGCTCCGACCACCTGCTGCCCGGCCCCGAGGACGTGTATATCTCCTCGTCGCAGATCCGCCGCTTCGGCCTGCGCACGGGCGACATGGTCATCGGGCAGGTGCGGCCCCCCAAAGACACGGAAAAATACTTTGGCCTGTTGCGCGTGGAGACGGTCAACGCTCAGGACCCCGAGACAGCGAAGAACCGGCCGAACTTCGAGAACCTGACGCCGATCTTCCCCAACCAGCAGTACAAGTTGGAGACCAAGCCGAGCCTGCTGACGACGCGCCTGCTCGATCTGATCGCGCCGGTCGGACGCGGCCAGCGCGGCCTGATCGTCTCGCCGCCCAAAGCCGGCAAGACGACCGTCCTCAAGCACATCGCCAACGCCATTTCCGCGAACTACCCCGAAGTGCACCTGATGATCGCGCTGATCGGCGAGCGCCCGGAAGAGGTGACCGACATGGATCGCTCGGTCGAGGCCGAGGTGATCTCCTCGACGTTCGACGATCCGGTGACCGATCATGTGCGCGTGGCCGAAATGGCGATCGAGCGCGCCAAGCGCCTCGTCGAATCGGGACGGCACGTTGTGGTCATGCTCGACTCGATCACGCGCCTGACCCGCGCGTACAACCTGACGGTGCCGGCCTCCGGCCGCATGCTGTCCGGCGGCGTGGACCCGGCGGCGCTCTACCCGCCGAAGCGCTTCTTCGGCGCGGCGCGCAACATCGAAGAGGGCGGCAGCCTGACGATCATCGCGACCTGCCTGGTCGACACCGGCAGCCGCATGGACGACCTGATCTACGAGGAGTTCAAGGGCACCGGCAACATGGAGTTGCACCTGAGCCGCCGGCTGGCCGAGCGCCGCGTCTTCCCGGCCTTTGAGGTCGAGCGCTCGGGCACGCGTCGCGAGGACCTGATCCTGGATCCGGATGTCCTGCCGAAGGCGTGGACACTGCGCCGCATGGTCGAGGCGATCGGCGGCAGCGATTCGCTGGAACTGGTGCTGACGCGCATGCAGAAGACCAAAAGTAACAAGGAATTCGTCGACAACCTGGGCAAGGACAACGCGCGATGA
- a CDS encoding peptidoglycan DD-metalloendopeptidase family protein, protein MTRRAPALAAPVFALFLLLALLGGRASAPAVTQAAPPADPTTVPTATAAPIPVSAPGSSSSWPPDLREIPPTYLVKLPLMHTDSSKQPRLDLITYRVIGGDTIVGIARRFGISPESILWANDRVELNPEFLRIGQELVVPPTTGVLHTVASGDTVQAIATKYKVDASAITGLDFNALTPPFALMAGQKLMVPGGEKPYQPKVVYAYSGSVPENATKGSGNFGWPIGGVLTQQFWTGHRAIDIGTRQGTSVLASDSGYVVLVANDDAGYGKHVMVNHGNGFETLYAHLSLILVTPGQTVRKGQSVGLSGNTGRSTGPHLHFEIRYFGQQRNPLNYLP, encoded by the coding sequence ATGACGCGACGGGCGCCCGCGTTGGCTGCGCCGGTGTTCGCGCTGTTTTTGTTGCTGGCCCTGCTCGGCGGCCGCGCCTCGGCTCCGGCCGTCACGCAGGCGGCGCCGCCGGCCGACCCGACGACCGTGCCCACGGCGACGGCTGCGCCGATCCCGGTCAGCGCGCCGGGCTCGAGTAGCTCATGGCCGCCTGACCTGCGCGAGATTCCGCCCACCTACCTGGTCAAGCTGCCGCTGATGCACACCGACAGCTCGAAGCAGCCGCGGCTCGACCTGATCACCTATCGCGTCATCGGCGGCGATACGATTGTCGGCATCGCCCGGCGGTTCGGCATCAGCCCCGAGTCGATCCTGTGGGCGAACGATCGGGTCGAGTTGAATCCGGAGTTTCTGCGCATCGGACAAGAACTGGTCGTACCGCCGACGACCGGCGTGCTGCACACGGTGGCGTCCGGCGACACGGTGCAGGCGATCGCCACGAAGTACAAAGTGGACGCATCGGCCATTACCGGTCTGGACTTCAACGCGCTGACGCCGCCGTTCGCGCTGATGGCGGGGCAGAAGCTCATGGTGCCGGGCGGCGAGAAGCCGTATCAGCCGAAGGTGGTCTACGCCTACAGCGGCTCGGTGCCGGAAAACGCGACGAAGGGCAGCGGCAATTTCGGATGGCCGATCGGCGGCGTGCTGACCCAGCAGTTCTGGACCGGTCACCGCGCAATCGACATTGGCACCCGACAGGGCACGTCGGTGCTGGCGTCCGACAGCGGCTATGTGGTGCTGGTCGCCAATGACGATGCCGGCTACGGCAAGCACGTGATGGTGAACCACGGCAATGGCTTCGAGACGCTCTATGCGCACCTGAGCCTGATTCTTGTTACGCCGGGCCAGACGGTGCGGAAGGGGCAGTCGGTCGGGTTGTCGGGCAACACCGGCCGTTCCACCGGCCCGCACCTGCATTTCGAGATCCGTTACTTCGGGCAGCAGCGCAACCCGCTGAATTATCTGCCGTAA
- a CDS encoding response regulator transcription factor, which produces MPEKILLIEGVRTGGDELAGALQAKGYTLGTAHSSKQALERIRDDRPDLIILDTTATRFNGRRLCATLYQRFDVPIIAVVGRKGPELEQADANVSIPISMRKLSAAIRRILKIKQPWIMRQGELVLDLKKRTVARGGRARKLRPMEARLLRTFMRRPGELITRAELMKAVWDTDFTGDTRTLDVHVRWVRERIEDDPSEPQLLVTVRGQGYRLDA; this is translated from the coding sequence ATGCCAGAAAAAATCCTGTTGATCGAAGGCGTCCGCACCGGCGGCGACGAGCTTGCCGGCGCCCTGCAGGCCAAGGGGTACACGCTCGGTACGGCGCACTCCAGCAAGCAGGCGCTGGAGCGCATCCGCGACGACCGGCCGGACCTGATCATCCTCGACACGACCGCCACCCGGTTCAACGGGCGCCGGCTGTGCGCCACGCTCTACCAGCGTTTCGACGTGCCGATCATCGCCGTCGTCGGACGCAAAGGCCCTGAGTTGGAGCAGGCCGATGCGAACGTGAGCATCCCGATCAGCATGCGCAAACTGTCGGCGGCGATCCGGCGTATCCTGAAAATCAAGCAGCCGTGGATCATGCGCCAGGGCGAGCTGGTGCTCGACCTGAAGAAGCGCACCGTGGCGCGCGGCGGGCGGGCGCGCAAACTGCGCCCGATGGAGGCGCGCCTGCTGCGCACGTTCATGCGCCGCCCCGGCGAGTTGATCACGCGCGCGGAACTGATGAAAGCCGTGTGGGATACCGATTTTACCGGGGACACGCGCACGCTCGACGTGCACGTGCGCTGGGTGCGCGAGCGGATCGAGGATGACCCGAGCGAGCCGCAGTTGCTCGTCACCGTGCGCGGCCAGGGCTACCGGTTGGACGCCTGA
- a CDS encoding polyprenol monophosphomannose synthase, with protein MKTVVVIPTYNEASNIEKIGAALLALDQPDLSVLIVDDNSPDGTGRIANELQAHSGGRVSVLHRAGKGGLGAAYVAGFGQALADGADLIIQMDADFSHSPAYVPQLIAKIADCDVVVGSRYVAGGSVDQRWSAWRNFLSRWANRVWVGMFLGLKVRDATAGFKCWRRSALERIDLSHIKSSGYGFQVEMAFLCERLCFRVCETPIHFEDRRIGQSKMDMGVKLEGAFRVLEIRWRYRFGRTVAGG; from the coding sequence ATGAAAACCGTCGTGGTCATACCCACCTACAACGAGGCCAGCAACATCGAGAAGATCGGCGCGGCGCTGCTGGCGCTCGACCAGCCGGACTTAAGTGTGCTGATCGTGGACGATAACTCGCCGGACGGCACCGGCCGCATTGCCAACGAACTGCAGGCGCACAGCGGCGGCCGCGTGTCCGTGCTGCACCGCGCCGGCAAGGGCGGTCTGGGGGCGGCGTACGTGGCCGGCTTCGGGCAGGCGCTGGCGGATGGCGCCGACCTGATCATCCAGATGGACGCCGATTTCAGCCACTCCCCGGCGTATGTGCCGCAATTGATCGCGAAGATCGCGGACTGCGACGTCGTGGTCGGCTCCCGCTACGTCGCGGGCGGCAGCGTTGACCAGCGCTGGAGCGCCTGGCGCAACTTCCTGAGCCGCTGGGCCAACCGCGTGTGGGTGGGGATGTTCCTCGGACTCAAGGTGCGCGACGCCACCGCCGGCTTCAAGTGCTGGCGCCGCTCGGCGCTGGAACGGATCGACCTCTCGCATATCAAGTCGAGCGGTTACGGCTTCCAGGTCGAGATGGCGTTCCTGTGCGAGCGGCTGTGCTTCCGCGTCTGCGAGACGCCGATTCACTTCGAGGACCGCCGCATTGGACAGAGCAAGATGGACATGGGCGTCAAGCTCGAGGGCGCGTTCCGCGTGCTCGAGATCCGCTGGCGTTACCGCTTCGGGCGCACCGTCGCCGGTGGGTGA